From the genome of Ziziphus jujuba cultivar Dongzao chromosome 6, ASM3175591v1, one region includes:
- the LOC107429770 gene encoding uncharacterized protein LOC107429770 isoform X4 codes for MLFGKEKVIVPENKTNLILEGKGYLNTFLSWNETAGSRRGTFYRFSVNIPASNFIAYNLSFQRVRCRESSIEIPITEECYILLFSLCWCKECRNYTCSKHICGEVGQWTISVTTILFLLVNVGPSMFIIKDKDPWRIC; via the exons ATGCTGTTTGGCAAGGAGAAGGTGATAGTGcctgaaaacaaaacaaatttgatATTGGAAGGCAAGGGCTATCTCAACACATTTCTATCATGGAATGAAACTGCAGGGTCAAGAAGAGGGACATTTTATCGTTTTTCGGTTAACATCCCAGCTTCTAACTTCATTGCCTACAATCTTAGCTTTCAG CGAGTTAGATGCAGGGAGAGTTCCATAGAAATTCCAATAACTGAAGAatgttatattttgttattcaGCCTTTGCTGGTGCAAAGAATGCAGAAATTATACCTGCAGCAAACACATATGTGGAG AGGTTGGACAATGGACCATTTCTGTTACTACAATACTATTCCTACTTGTTAATGTGGGACCTAGTATGTTTATAATAAAAGACAAG gaTCCTTGGAGAATATGTTAA
- the LOC107429770 gene encoding uncharacterized protein LOC107429770 isoform X3 yields MLIFLLLIYNCCNLVYNLKINMCSYYQLADLSLVTVSSICTKSFHSMHLYSFVHFSYHSLIDNQRVRCRESSIEIPITEECYILLFSLCWCKECRNYTCSKHICGGIPSFEKSFMLEGIPVINLVGKLRELKKRLECLDPWRIC; encoded by the exons ATGCTAATCTTCCTTCTACTTATCTATAACTGCTGTAATTTAGTCTATAACTTGAAGATAAATATGTGTAGTTACTACCAGCTAGCAGACTTGTCTCTTGTAACAGTGTCGTCTATATGTACCAAATCTTTTCATTCAATGCATTTGTATAGTTTTGTGCACTTCTCTTATCATTCTCTTATTGATAATCAGCGAGTTAGATGCAGGGAGAGTTCCATAGAAATTCCAATAACTGAAGAatgttatattttgttattcaGCCTTTGCTGGTGCAAAGAATGCAGAAATTATACCTGCAGCAAACACATATGTGGAG GTATTCCATCATTTGAGAAATCATTTATGCTTGAAGGTATTCCTGTGATAAATT TGGTTGGGAAGCTGAGGGAATTGAAAAAGAGGTTGGAATGCTTG gaTCCTTGGAGAATATGTTAA
- the LOC107429770 gene encoding uncharacterized protein LOC107429770 isoform X2 — protein MLIFLLLIYNCCNLVYNLKINMCSYYQLADLSLVTVSSICTKSFHSMHLYSFVHFSYHSLIDNQRVRCRESSIEIPITEECYILLFSLCWCKECRNYTCSKHICGGIPSFEKSFMLEGIPVINLVGKLRELKKRLECLVGSLENMLMNCIGRWRL, from the exons ATGCTAATCTTCCTTCTACTTATCTATAACTGCTGTAATTTAGTCTATAACTTGAAGATAAATATGTGTAGTTACTACCAGCTAGCAGACTTGTCTCTTGTAACAGTGTCGTCTATATGTACCAAATCTTTTCATTCAATGCATTTGTATAGTTTTGTGCACTTCTCTTATCATTCTCTTATTGATAATCAGCGAGTTAGATGCAGGGAGAGTTCCATAGAAATTCCAATAACTGAAGAatgttatattttgttattcaGCCTTTGCTGGTGCAAAGAATGCAGAAATTATACCTGCAGCAAACACATATGTGGAG GTATTCCATCATTTGAGAAATCATTTATGCTTGAAGGTATTCCTGTGATAAATT TGGTTGGGAAGCTGAGGGAATTGAAAAAGAGGTTGGAATGCTTGGTAG gaTCCTTGGAGAATATGTTAATGAATTGCATTGGAAGATGGAGATTGTAA
- the LOC107429770 gene encoding uncharacterized protein LOC107429770 isoform X1, with protein MLFGKEKVIVPENKTNLILEGKGYLNTFLSWNETAGSRRGTFYRFSVNIPASNFIAYNLSFQRVRCRESSIEIPITEECYILLFSLCWCKECRNYTCSKHICGGIPSFEKSFMLEGIPVINLVGKLRELKKRLECLVGKGLQTYRNLRNLQLVLYSFAN; from the exons ATGCTGTTTGGCAAGGAGAAGGTGATAGTGcctgaaaacaaaacaaatttgatATTGGAAGGCAAGGGCTATCTCAACACATTTCTATCATGGAATGAAACTGCAGGGTCAAGAAGAGGGACATTTTATCGTTTTTCGGTTAACATCCCAGCTTCTAACTTCATTGCCTACAATCTTAGCTTTCAG CGAGTTAGATGCAGGGAGAGTTCCATAGAAATTCCAATAACTGAAGAatgttatattttgttattcaGCCTTTGCTGGTGCAAAGAATGCAGAAATTATACCTGCAGCAAACACATATGTGGAG GTATTCCATCATTTGAGAAATCATTTATGCTTGAAGGTATTCCTGTGATAAATT TGGTTGGGAAGCTGAGGGAATTGAAAAAGAGGTTGGAATGCTTGGTAGGTAAAGGATTGCAAACTTATAGGAACTTAAGAAATCTTCAGCTTGTTCTTTACTCTTTTGCTAATTAA
- the LOC107429770 gene encoding uncharacterized protein LOC107429770 isoform X9, which translates to MKLQGQEEGHFIVFRLTSQLLTSLPTILAFSLCWCKECRNYTCSKHICGGIPSFEKSFMLEGIPVINWEQRRGGNAWQRLDNGPFLLLQYYSYLLMWDLVCL; encoded by the exons ATGAAACTGCAGGGTCAAGAAGAGGGACATTTTATCGTTTTTCGGTTAACATCCCAGCTTCTAACTTCATTGCCTACAATCTTAGCTTTCAG CCTTTGCTGGTGCAAAGAATGCAGAAATTATACCTGCAGCAAACACATATGTGGAG GTATTCCATCATTTGAGAAATCATTTATGCTTGAAGGTATTCCTGTGATAAATT GGGAACAAAGAAGAGGTGGCAATGCTTGGCAG AGGTTGGACAATGGACCATTTCTGTTACTACAATACTATTCCTACTTGTTAATGTGGGACCTAGTATGTTTATAA
- the LOC107429770 gene encoding uncharacterized protein LOC107429770 isoform X7 — MLFGKEKVIVPENKTNLILEGKGYLNTFLSWNETAGSRRGTFYRFSVNIPASNFIAYNLSFQRVRCRESSIEIPITEECYILLFSLCWCKECRNYTCSKHICGGSLENMLMNCIGRWRL; from the exons ATGCTGTTTGGCAAGGAGAAGGTGATAGTGcctgaaaacaaaacaaatttgatATTGGAAGGCAAGGGCTATCTCAACACATTTCTATCATGGAATGAAACTGCAGGGTCAAGAAGAGGGACATTTTATCGTTTTTCGGTTAACATCCCAGCTTCTAACTTCATTGCCTACAATCTTAGCTTTCAG CGAGTTAGATGCAGGGAGAGTTCCATAGAAATTCCAATAACTGAAGAatgttatattttgttattcaGCCTTTGCTGGTGCAAAGAATGCAGAAATTATACCTGCAGCAAACACATATGTGGAG gaTCCTTGGAGAATATGTTAATGAATTGCATTGGAAGATGGAGATTGTAA
- the LOC107429770 gene encoding uncharacterized protein LOC107429770 isoform X6 gives MLFGKEKVIVPENKTNLILEGKGYLNTFLSWNETAGSRRGTFYRFSVNIPASNFIAYNLSFQPLLVQRMQKLYLQQTHMWRGTKKRWQCLAEVGQWTISVTTILFLLVNVGPSMFIIKDKWLGS, from the exons ATGCTGTTTGGCAAGGAGAAGGTGATAGTGcctgaaaacaaaacaaatttgatATTGGAAGGCAAGGGCTATCTCAACACATTTCTATCATGGAATGAAACTGCAGGGTCAAGAAGAGGGACATTTTATCGTTTTTCGGTTAACATCCCAGCTTCTAACTTCATTGCCTACAATCTTAGCTTTCAG CCTTTGCTGGTGCAAAGAATGCAGAAATTATACCTGCAGCAAACACATATGTGGAG GGGAACAAAGAAGAGGTGGCAATGCTTGGCAG AGGTTGGACAATGGACCATTTCTGTTACTACAATACTATTCCTACTTGTTAATGTGGGACCTAGTATGTTTATAATAAAAGACAAG TGGTTGGGAAGCTGA
- the LOC107429770 gene encoding uncharacterized protein LOC107429770 isoform X8: MKLQGQEEGHFIVFRLTSQLLTSLPTILAFSLCWCKECRNYTCSKHICGGIPSFEKSFMLEGIPVINLVGKLRELKKRLECLVGKGLQTYRNLRNLQLVLYSFAN; the protein is encoded by the exons ATGAAACTGCAGGGTCAAGAAGAGGGACATTTTATCGTTTTTCGGTTAACATCCCAGCTTCTAACTTCATTGCCTACAATCTTAGCTTTCAG CCTTTGCTGGTGCAAAGAATGCAGAAATTATACCTGCAGCAAACACATATGTGGAG GTATTCCATCATTTGAGAAATCATTTATGCTTGAAGGTATTCCTGTGATAAATT TGGTTGGGAAGCTGAGGGAATTGAAAAAGAGGTTGGAATGCTTGGTAGGTAAAGGATTGCAAACTTATAGGAACTTAAGAAATCTTCAGCTTGTTCTTTACTCTTTTGCTAATTAA
- the LOC132804080 gene encoding disease resistance protein RML1A-like has protein sequence MVRDGVLHKPTETHWAAAKRLLRYLKGTSSFGLFLTRHSSTSLHAFCDADWAGNKDDSTSTSAYVMYLGSNPISWMSKKQRTVSRSSTEVEYRSVATATSELCWLRSLLSELKLALPQVPIIYCDNVSATYICANPVLHSKMKHIKVDFHFVREKVSQGDLRVCHISSKEQIADALTKPLSKQRLENELVKQVVKDILEKLPKYRSTYEHSKELLFGIEENIKDVESRLSIGPEDVRIIGIWGMGGIGKTTLATIVLEKLSNEFDGRCFLWNERKQYGLDHLLDDVDILRMDSLVGASSFILERLPQKKMLIVVDDVDSSILLDTLLREFRHRLAPGSRIIVTSRNRQVLKGVSDDIYKVQRLNSIESSKLFCLYSFKSNPPAIDDENMISEVINYANGNPLALKVLGSSLLSRNKEEWESALKKLKRFSNPDIQDVLRISYDKLDDKGMKDTFLDIACIFDSSFTRDYAESILIDNPSVKSDITDVIEKSLIEKSEVLEDNVLLMNDLIRQMGRQIARDEHKQPGNRCRLCDAKDACYVLENQTGTTAIEVISFYMSEITQNVRVCRAAFSDMCNLRILKVYCDNIGGYMFKLSLPNGGYGFKLSIPNGLDSYLSDKLRYFRWDLYPLKSLPSKFNPDNLVELALRGSHVENLWNYKVQSLPMLRRIDLSHSKFLTQLPDLSRSPNLERINLEGCTSLVEVLSSIQNLDKLAYLNLNGCSELKNLKDTPRSTGCLDFILHCIENLLINICQLSLTSQAHISQKFPVNLTRLLLRETAIEEVDPSIGYLSGLVELDMSYCTRLKSLPTSICNLKSLEMLSLHSCSKLEKLPPLPSALLHMNLCHCESLKSLSELPSLCFSLCARHCKTLENISTWRAPLLHNMKFIHHHWVYRDIDFYGCEKLDQNTRNSILADRAVLKLLHCMKSRMIDPRFHSFRYPGDEIPKWFDHQTCGTSMKVMRDTNWNNPGFLGLAFCIVYDQNDPDICLRIGGKFSYKTMDYHRLHVHDISRSLMEKEATSDHLLMWYIAQPHWLISERIGPHLLSACWNEASLHIWPKFYTSNVSHNVENLGSEYGQIKKFGIRFVHIADIKRFDAETKSGNKRHYDRIL, from the exons atggttcgggatggggtgttacataagcCTACTGAAACTCACTGGGCTGCTGCCAAAAGACTTCTtcggtatcttaaaggtacaagTTCCTTTGGTTTATTTCTTACACGTCACTCTTCCACCTCTCTTCATGCGTTTTGCGATGCTGATTGGGCCGGTAATAAGGATGACAGTACTTCAACCTCTGCATATGTCATGTATCTTGGTTCCAACCCAATTTCTTGGATGTCCAAGAAGCAACGTACGGTCTCTCGTTCCTCTACTGAAGTTGAGTACCGCTCGGTTGCTACTGCTACATCTGAATTATGCTGGCTTCGATCTTTGTTATCTGAGTTAAAATTAGCTCTACCTCAAGTTCCAATCATCTATTGtgataatgtgagtgctacgtACATTTGTGCCAACCCTGTTCTTCACTCTAAGATGAAACATATCAAGGTTGACTTCCACTTTGTCCGTGAAAAGGTGTCTCAAGGTGATCTGCGTGTGTGTCACATTTCCAGCAAAGAGCAAATTGCTGATGCTCTCACCAAGCCACTGTCCAAACAAAG gcTTGAGAATGAGTTAGTTAAACAAGTTGTTAAAGATATTTTAGAGAAATTGCCTAAATACCGATCAACATATGAGCATTCAAAGGAGTTGCTTTTTggaattgaagaaaatattaaggATGTTGAATCACGATTATCCATTGGCCCAGAAGATGTTCGCATTATAGGTATTTGGGGAATGGGGGGAATCGGTAAAACCACCCTTGCTACCATTGTTTTAGAAAAACTATCTAATGAGTTCGATGGTCGCTGCTTTCTTTGGAATGAAAGAAAACAATATGGATTAGATCATTTATTAGATGACGTAGATATTTTAAGGATGGATAGCCTAGTTGGAGCGTCATCTTTTATTCTTGAGAGGCTTCCACAGAAAAAGATGCTCATTGTTGTAGATGATGTGGATAGTTCAATCCTATTAGATACTTTACTTCGAGAATTTCGTCATCGACTTGCTCCTGGAAGCAGAATCATTGTTACATCTAGAAATAGGCAAGTGCTTAAGGGAGTATCTGATGATATTTACAAGGTTCAGAGGTTAAATTCCATTGAATCTTCGAAGCTCTTCTGTTTGTATTCTTTTAAGTCTAATCCTCCAGCAATTGATGATGAAAACATGATATCAGAAGTGATAAATTATGCAAATGGAAATCCATTAGCTCTTAAGGTATTGGGTTCTTCCCTTCTCTCTAGGAATAAAGAAGAGTGGGAAAGTGCATTGAAGAAGCTGAAAAGATTTTCAAACCCAGATATTCAAGATGTGTTGAGAATCAGTTATGACAAACTAGATGATAAAGGGATGAAGGATACATTTCTTGACATTGCTTGCATCTTTGATTCATCTTTTACTAGAGATTATGCAGAAAGCATATTAATTGATAATCCTTCTGTGAAATCAGATATAACTGATGTAATTGAAAAGTCTTTAATTGAAAAAAGTGAAGTTCTTGAGGACAATGTGCTATTAATGAATGATTTGATACGTCAAATGGGTAGGCAAATTGCTCGTGATGAACATAAACAACCTGGTAATCGTTGTAGGTTGTGTGATGCCAAGGATGCTTGCTACGTACTGGAAAATCAAACG GGCACGACTGCAATTGAAGTCATATCATTCTACATGTCTGAAATCACACAAAATGTAAGAGTGTGCCGTGCAGCCTTCTCAGATATGTGCAACCTACGAATTCTCAAAGTTTATTGTGACAATATTGGCGGCTATATGTTTAAGCTGTCCCTTCCTAATGGTGGCTATGGGTTTAAGCTGTCCATTCCTAACGGTCTTGATTCTTATCTTTCTGATAAGCTAAGATATTTTCGGTGGGATTTATATCCTTTGAAATCAttgccatcaaaatttaatcCAGACAATCTTGTTGAACTTGCACTTCGTGGCAGCCATGTTGAAAACCTTTGGAATTATAAAGTTCAG TCTCTCCCAATGTTAAGAAGGATTGATCTGAGTCACTCCAAGTTTCTCACTCAACTACCAGATTTGTCACGGAGTCCAAATCTGGAAAGAATAAATCTTGAAGGCTGTACAAGCTTGGTTGAGGTTCTTTCATCTATTCAAAATCTTGACAAGCTTGCTTATCTAAATTTGAATGGTTGCAGCGAacttaaaaatttgaaagataCACCAAGGAGCACAGGGTGCTTGGATTTTATTCTGCATTGCATTGAAAATCTTTTGATAAACATTTGTCAGCTGAGTCTCACATCTCAGGCCCACATTTCTCAAAAGTTTCCTGTGAATTTAACACGTTTACTTTTGAGGGAGACAGCAATAGAAGAAGTGGACCCATCAATTGGGTATCTCTCAGGTCTTGTTGAATTAGATATGAGTTATTGCACAAGACTTAAAAGTCTTCCAACCAGCATTTGTAATTTGAAATCTCTTGAGATGTTAAGCCTCCATTCCtgttcaaaacttgaaaaattgcCTCCCCTTCCATCTGCTCTGCTTCACATGAATCTATGCCATTGTGAAAGCTTGAAATCTTTGTCAGAGCTTCCATCATTATGCTTTAGTCTGTGTGCACGACACTGCAAGACACTGGAGAACATATCAACTTGGAGGGCTCCACTATTACACAATATGAAATTCATTCACCATCATTGGGTCTATCGAGATATTGACTTTTATGGTTGTGAAAAATTGGATCAGAATACACGCAACAGCATACTCGCCGATCGTGCTGTACTTAAACTTCTGCACTGTATGAAGTCTCGGATGATA GACCCAAGATTTCATAGTTTTCGATATCCaggagatgaaattccaaagtggTTTGACCATCAAACTTGTGGGACTTCAATGAAAGTTATGCGTGACACAAATTGGAATAATCCCGGCTTCTTGGGTTTGGCTTTCTGCATTGTTTATGATCAAAATGACCCTGATATATGTCTTCGTATTGGTGGCAAATTCTCTTACAAAACCATGGATTATCATCGTCTGCATGTACATGATATTTCTAGGAGTCTTATGGAAAAGGAGGCTACTTCAGATCACCTGCTCATGTGGTACATTGCACAACCCCATTGGCTAATTTCAGAAAGAATTGGACCACATTTGCTATCTGCTTGTTGGAATGAGGCTTCTTTGCATATCTGGCCTAAATTCTATACTTCTAATGTATCGCACAATGTCGAAAACTTGGGAAGTGAGTATGGCCAGATTAAGAAGTTTGGTATTCGCTTTGTACACATTGCAGATATAAAGAGGTTTGATGCAGAAACTAAAAGTGGGAACAAAAGACACTATGATAGAATATTGTGA
- the LOC107429770 gene encoding uncharacterized protein LOC107429770 isoform X5 — MLFGKEKVIVPENKTNLILEGKGYLNTFLSWNETAGSRRGTFYRFSVNIPASNFIAYNLSFQPLLVQRMQKLYLQQTHMWRGTKKRWQCLAEVGQWTISVTTILFLLVNVGPSMFIIKDKDPWRIC, encoded by the exons ATGCTGTTTGGCAAGGAGAAGGTGATAGTGcctgaaaacaaaacaaatttgatATTGGAAGGCAAGGGCTATCTCAACACATTTCTATCATGGAATGAAACTGCAGGGTCAAGAAGAGGGACATTTTATCGTTTTTCGGTTAACATCCCAGCTTCTAACTTCATTGCCTACAATCTTAGCTTTCAG CCTTTGCTGGTGCAAAGAATGCAGAAATTATACCTGCAGCAAACACATATGTGGAG GGGAACAAAGAAGAGGTGGCAATGCTTGGCAG AGGTTGGACAATGGACCATTTCTGTTACTACAATACTATTCCTACTTGTTAATGTGGGACCTAGTATGTTTATAATAAAAGACAAG gaTCCTTGGAGAATATGTTAA
- the LOC132804313 gene encoding TMV resistance protein N-like, translating to MASTSSFSWANPPDKRYDVFLSFRGEDTRSGFTSYLYAALCEKGFSTYMDEHKLERGDEISPTLLKAIEESKISVVIFSEKYASSTWCLNELVHILECKKNNGQIVMPIFYGIVPSDVRKQNGSYGMAFAEHEESFRDRIKEVHQWRAALKEVSNLCGLDSKNFR from the coding sequence ATGGcttctacttcttctttttcttgggCAAACCCCCCTGACAAACGATACGACGTGTTTCTGAGTTTCAGAGGTGAGGACACCCGCAGTGGATTTACTAGCTATCTTTATGCTGCTTTATGTGAAAAGGGTTTCTCAACTTACATGGATGAGCATAAACTTGAGAGAGGCGATGAAATTTCTCCAACACTTCTCAAAGCTATCGAGGAATCCAAAATTTCGGTagttattttttcagaaaaatatgCTTCCTCCACATGGTGTTTGAATGAACTGGTGCATATACTTGAATGCAAGAAAAATAATGGGCAGATTGTTATGCCAATCTTTTATGGCATAGTTCCATCAGATGTACGAAAGCAGAATGGGAGTTATGGAATGGCATTTGCTGAACATGAAGAAAGTTTCAGAGACAGAATAAAGGAGGTGCACCAATGGAGGGCTGCTTTAAAAGAAGTTTCCAATCTATGTGGGCTGGATTCAAAGAATTTcaggtaa